A region from the Candidatus Methanoperedens sp. genome encodes:
- a CDS encoding 4Fe-4S binding protein, which translates to MEPDTLKKEILKKCRSIGVHLIGFAPVERWSAPPEELPHVLSPWIPEEFWPQSIYPEAKSVIVIGLPVPLPIVETAPSIYYHELYKTVNSMLDSKACEIANFLNEKGFSSIYLPRDAYGDIKILIERPFAFFSHKHAAYLAGLGSFGQNNVLLTPEYGPRVRFTSIFTTAKIKPDPIKTKDLCTRCLLCVKNCPVGAIPKKGNFPPPVDKKLCAIRSMELRNEYRSPCGICIKVCPVGKDRELFGRTDMSIYSKDKRFEKYHRAWEHVRKYGSKG; encoded by the coding sequence ATGGAACCTGACACGCTCAAAAAAGAGATACTAAAAAAATGCAGGAGCATTGGTGTTCATCTTATCGGTTTTGCGCCGGTAGAAAGATGGTCAGCTCCTCCTGAGGAGCTACCTCATGTCCTCTCGCCATGGATTCCGGAAGAATTCTGGCCGCAATCCATATACCCTGAGGCAAAATCAGTGATTGTAATAGGGCTGCCCGTGCCTCTGCCCATAGTGGAAACTGCGCCCTCCATATATTATCATGAGCTTTATAAAACCGTTAATTCGATGCTGGACTCAAAAGCATGTGAAATAGCGAATTTCCTGAATGAAAAAGGGTTCAGTTCCATTTATTTGCCAAGGGATGCCTATGGAGACATAAAAATATTAATTGAAAGACCATTTGCATTTTTTTCTCATAAGCATGCAGCATATCTGGCTGGTTTGGGTTCTTTCGGGCAAAATAATGTTCTCTTAACACCTGAATACGGGCCAAGGGTCAGATTTACATCGATATTCACTACTGCAAAAATAAAACCCGACCCGATAAAAACCAAAGACCTGTGCACAAGATGTCTTCTCTGTGTGAAGAATTGTCCTGTAGGGGCTATACCCAAAAAGGGAAATTTTCCTCCGCCAGTGGATAAAAAGCTCTGTGCGATAAGAAGCATGGAACTTCGGAACGAATACAGGTCTCCTTGCGGTATCTGTATCAAAGTTTGTCCCGTAGGGAAGGACAGGGAATTGTTCGGAAGGACGGATATGTCCATATATTCAAAAGATAAAAGGTTTGAAAAATATCACAGAGCCTGGGAGCATGTGAGGAAATATGGAAGTAAAGGATGA
- a CDS encoding DEAD/DEAH box helicase: protein MKSINDEKFENPSEIQEKSIPLILAGRDVIAGSATGSGKTLAFASGIIKSSERGKGIQALVLTPTRELAEQVSKALSKFSKYKPLGIIAVYGGVGINPQIQGLRTADVVVGTPGRILDHIQRNTIKFGNVKTLVLDEADRMFDMGFKDDVERIIRKCPQERQTLLFSATITKDVVRLSQKHMKKPLQVSVDSYVDPKKLVQTYYDVGEDLKFNLLVHLLKHENSRLVMVFCNTKRNTDKVAKNLRFANIDAMAIHGGLPQGKRNNVMDRFHSGKSCILVCTDVAARGLDIQGVSHVYNYDIPRESKQYIHRIGRTARAGAEGKAINILSSKDYDNFSAVLKENDVDIKEETVPAFEKVVIRQPERRMNRPNMNKPIVKKGQQRNRRRRLY from the coding sequence TTGAAATCAATAAATGATGAGAAATTCGAAAACCCGAGTGAAATACAGGAAAAATCCATCCCTTTGATACTTGCAGGGAGAGACGTTATAGCCGGGTCCGCAACAGGTTCCGGAAAGACGCTTGCATTTGCTTCCGGTATAATAAAGAGTTCAGAGCGGGGAAAAGGCATCCAGGCTCTGGTACTGACTCCCACAAGAGAACTGGCTGAGCAGGTCTCAAAGGCTCTGTCGAAATTCTCAAAGTACAAACCTCTGGGAATCATTGCGGTCTACGGGGGCGTGGGGATCAATCCGCAAATCCAGGGTTTGCGGACTGCAGATGTTGTGGTAGGAACACCGGGCAGGATACTTGATCATATCCAGAGAAATACTATTAAATTTGGCAATGTAAAAACCCTTGTGCTTGATGAAGCAGACCGGATGTTCGATATGGGCTTCAAGGATGACGTGGAGAGAATAATCAGAAAATGCCCGCAAGAGAGGCAGACTCTTCTTTTCTCGGCAACGATCACAAAGGATGTTGTCAGGCTTTCCCAGAAGCACATGAAAAAACCGCTTCAGGTTTCGGTGGATTCTTATGTTGACCCCAAGAAACTGGTTCAGACTTATTATGATGTTGGAGAAGATTTAAAATTTAATTTGCTGGTGCATCTTCTGAAGCATGAAAACTCACGCCTTGTCATGGTTTTTTGCAATACCAAGAGAAATACCGACAAAGTTGCAAAGAACTTGAGATTTGCAAATATAGATGCAATGGCCATTCATGGAGGATTGCCGCAGGGAAAACGTAACAATGTCATGGATAGATTCCATTCCGGGAAATCCTGCATCCTTGTATGCACGGATGTGGCTGCAAGGGGGCTCGATATCCAGGGTGTTTCGCATGTTTATAATTACGATATTCCCCGGGAGAGCAAGCAGTATATCCACAGGATAGGAAGGACTGCAAGAGCGGGAGCGGAAGGAAAGGCGATAAATATCCTTTCAAGCAAGGATTATGATAATTTTTCAGCCGTCTTAAAGGAAAATGATGTGGATATAAAGGAAGAGACAGTGCCTGCTTTTGAGAAGGTCGTTATTAGACAGCCTGAAAGAAGGATGAACAGGCCTAATATGAATAAGCCTATTGTTAAAAAAGGGCAGCAGCGTAACAGGCGCAGACGGTTGTATTAG
- a CDS encoding nucleotidyltransferase domain-containing protein: MPDTEVRKRIEKPLKKAIEIIIKSVDPDKIILFGSRARGDYKKDSDYDLCIIKKGIEHRRKLAQRIYSFIIGVGAPIDVIVETPERFEELKDNPFMIYKEISSHGKVVYEKPISG, translated from the coding sequence ATGCCAGATACTGAAGTTCGCAAGAGAATCGAAAAGCCCCTTAAAAAGGCGATAGAAATCATAATAAAATCCGTAGACCCTGATAAAATAATCCTTTTCGGCTCTCGTGCAAGGGGAGATTATAAAAAAGATAGTGATTACGACCTGTGCATAATTAAAAAGGGGATAGAGCACAGAAGAAAACTTGCACAAAGGATTTATAGTTTTATAATCGGTGTCGGGGCGCCGATTGATGTTATTGTTGAAACGCCTGAGCGTTTTGAGGAGTTAAAAGACAATCCCTTCATGATCTACAAAGAAATCTCAAGTCATGGGAAAGTGGTCTATGAAAAGCCAATCTCTGGTTGA
- a CDS encoding rubrerythrin family protein: MTTQDNLKEAFSGESQANRKYLAFAEKAEQEGYRQVAKLFRAAAAAETVHALNHLRVMGGVGSTTDNLRSAIAGETAEFREMYPKFIEAAKKEKASDAAILSFDVANKVEKIHAGLYKNALDSLGRNKEVEYYVCSICGNTVENSAPEKCPICNAPQEMFRKID; the protein is encoded by the coding sequence ATGACAACCCAGGATAATTTGAAAGAAGCTTTTTCGGGAGAATCGCAGGCGAACAGGAAATATCTTGCCTTCGCAGAGAAAGCAGAGCAAGAGGGTTACCGACAGGTTGCGAAGCTTTTCAGGGCAGCAGCCGCAGCCGAGACAGTTCATGCCCTGAACCACCTGAGGGTGATGGGCGGCGTTGGCAGCACGACCGATAACCTCAGGAGCGCCATCGCAGGCGAGACCGCAGAATTCAGGGAGATGTACCCGAAGTTCATAGAGGCAGCTAAGAAAGAAAAAGCATCGGATGCAGCAATTCTCAGCTTTGACGTGGCAAACAAGGTGGAGAAAATCCATGCGGGCTTGTATAAAAACGCCCTCGATAGCCTCGGCAGGAACAAGGAAGTTGAGTATTATGTCTGCTCAATCTGCGGCAATACCGTGGAAAATAGCGCGCCAGAGAAGTGCCCTATCTGCAATGCACCTCAGGAGATGTTCAGGAAGATAGATTGA
- a CDS encoding 50S ribosomal protein L15e → MKSMYAYVRDAWKKPEESGVDELTWERLQEWRREPAVTRTEHPTRLDRARALGFKAKQGIIVARVRVRRGGRRKSRWQRGRRTKHMGVNKITPGKSIRSIAEERAARRYPNMQVLNSYWVGQDGRHKWYETILVDTSHPVIRKDKNLKWITNTNQKGRVFRGKTSSGKKGRGQRRKGRGTEKTRPSLSSHQNKGK, encoded by the coding sequence ATGAAATCAATGTACGCATACGTCAGAGATGCATGGAAAAAACCTGAAGAATCAGGTGTTGACGAGCTAACGTGGGAAAGGCTTCAGGAGTGGCGGCGTGAGCCAGCGGTGACAAGAACGGAACACCCGACCAGACTTGACAGGGCACGAGCCTTGGGCTTTAAAGCAAAACAGGGGATTATAGTCGCGCGCGTAAGAGTCCGAAGAGGTGGACGGCGCAAATCAAGATGGCAGCGTGGAAGAAGGACAAAGCACATGGGTGTGAACAAGATAACCCCTGGAAAAAGCATACGGAGCATTGCAGAAGAGCGGGCGGCGAGAAGATACCCCAATATGCAGGTATTGAACAGCTACTGGGTGGGACAGGACGGGAGACACAAGTGGTACGAGACCATCCTGGTTGATACAAGCCATCCCGTAATCAGAAAGGATAAAAACCTGAAATGGATTACCAATACCAATCAGAAAGGGCGCGTTTTCAGAGGGAAGACAAGCTCTGGCAAGAAGGGCAGAGGTCAGAGGCGAAAAGGCAGGGGAACTGAAAAGACAAGACCAAGCCTGAGTTCGCACCAGAATAAAGGGAAATGA
- a CDS encoding TGS domain-containing protein has product ALMKKNGGTGIQKCINETVFNLLGLIVVYPVEDETKFTDKLGRILPDAFLLKKGSTPKDLAFMVHTDIGKGFLYAVDARTKMRLGEKYELKNGDIVKIVAVK; this is encoded by the coding sequence TGCCCTGATGAAGAAAAACGGTGGCACCGGAATCCAGAAGTGCATCAATGAAACGGTTTTCAATCTGCTTGGTCTTATCGTGGTTTATCCTGTGGAGGATGAGACTAAATTCACTGATAAGCTGGGTAGAATACTCCCTGATGCCTTCCTGCTGAAGAAAGGAAGCACCCCGAAAGACCTTGCTTTTATGGTGCATACCGATATAGGCAAGGGATTCCTGTATGCTGTGGATGCGCGTACCAAGATGAGGCTCGGGGAGAAGTACGAGTTAAAGAACGGGGATATCGTGAAGATTGTGGCTGTGAAGTGA
- a CDS encoding flavodoxin domain-containing protein: MKLAIIYGTGFGNTGIMAKAIEEGARSQGLEVTIKKVDEVTQADVEKADAIAIGSPTYKGAGMPTVIKYVESLGKLPLKGKVGAAFGSYGWSGEAAGVISRMLKGYGMDVIEPDLRIKRIPEEEGIETCKELGKVIAKRLKNVQGN, from the coding sequence ATGAAACTGGCAATAATATACGGCACCGGGTTTGGCAACACAGGCATAATGGCAAAAGCCATAGAGGAAGGGGCAAGGAGCCAGGGTTTAGAAGTTACCATTAAGAAAGTTGATGAGGTTACCCAGGCAGATGTTGAGAAAGCAGACGCCATAGCCATAGGCTCCCCGACATATAAGGGGGCAGGCATGCCAACAGTTATCAAATACGTGGAAAGCCTGGGAAAGCTTCCTCTCAAGGGGAAAGTGGGAGCAGCTTTTGGTTCGTACGGCTGGAGCGGGGAGGCGGCAGGCGTAATAAGCAGGATGCTAAAAGGCTACGGCATGGATGTGATTGAGCCTGACCTGAGGATAAAACGAATACCTGAGGAAGAAGGTATAGAGACCTGCAAAGAACTGGGTAAGGTAATCGCAAAACGATTAAAAAATGTGCAGGGAAACTAA
- a CDS encoding tetratricopeptide repeat protein, with protein MSNGVVFVGREKEIEDFRSAVNSLEDGGRAMLVVGAVGYGKSTLLREFERRCNEDEKIFEKGEVIVIRDEFSRSDDPLSFLSRVQEAWLKEVNPKSMKIIGGVKKYRTYLEGAIDAIATGASLLSPAGALISSMKMGLPSMPKLPQNMGFLLQAFVADLAEFKKNNPDKRLVLLFDEYHKISNEDIFNAMFDDIIENLPKTKNILLVIASREKMVEASAEPLKLFEEYETASFFKENLAIDDKKLVTKAQKLLKGHPYSLGLLLRISKETNIEDVIEGLPETKVDDYLHKEFFDRLPENVQRFLRKVCVLQILDENICKFVISSDDFDETACHNILNQLQKLMVLDELGKVKTLRFYRLHDLFRDFLVLMNETSLPGLHLKAAEYYKNKIEKGREARGIEIMDVRFALYHLQESKDVNAFVEVLNDHLEGLHMLGYVIESLNYFNKINFEKISDAKIKSFALHNYAINLYCIGKYDEALDKYNQSLEIKKKLGDHSGISATLHQIAMIHETKGDYDEALDKYNQSLEISKKLGDQRRIAYTLIHIANIHERKGEFDKALDKYNQSLEIKRKLDDHRGIASSLLGIAIIHQNKGEYDEAVEKYNQSLEIYKNLGHQSGIASSLHQIANVHYLKREYDEALKKYNQSLKIMEKLGDQNGIAYTTAQMGLLYASAGNKKNAIEYTQKALEIFEKIGLENEVKKAKAQIEKIRK; from the coding sequence ATGTCTAACGGAGTGGTATTCGTCGGGCGAGAAAAAGAAATTGAGGATTTCAGGTCAGCAGTCAATTCTTTAGAAGATGGTGGACGGGCAATGCTTGTGGTCGGCGCAGTGGGGTATGGCAAATCCACGTTACTGCGGGAATTTGAGCGGCGCTGTAATGAAGACGAAAAGATATTTGAAAAAGGGGAAGTAATCGTTATCAGAGATGAGTTCTCGCGCTCTGACGACCCTCTCTCTTTCTTATCAAGGGTTCAGGAAGCGTGGCTCAAAGAAGTCAATCCGAAATCTATGAAAATTATTGGCGGGGTGAAAAAATATAGAACATATCTGGAAGGGGCTATCGATGCAATAGCCACAGGCGCTTCGTTACTGTCACCAGCAGGTGCTCTTATAAGTTCAATGAAAATGGGATTGCCTTCAATGCCAAAGCTTCCCCAGAACATGGGTTTTTTACTTCAGGCGTTTGTTGCTGATCTGGCGGAATTCAAAAAAAACAATCCTGATAAAAGGCTCGTACTTCTTTTCGATGAATACCATAAAATTTCAAATGAAGATATTTTCAATGCGATGTTCGATGATATTATCGAGAATCTCCCAAAAACCAAAAATATCCTGCTTGTAATTGCATCGAGGGAAAAAATGGTTGAAGCTAGTGCTGAACCGCTTAAATTGTTCGAGGAATATGAAACTGCGTCATTTTTTAAAGAAAATCTTGCAATTGACGATAAGAAGTTGGTTACAAAAGCACAGAAACTTCTCAAGGGTCATCCATATAGTCTTGGATTGCTCCTGCGAATCTCAAAAGAAACAAATATCGAGGATGTGATAGAGGGACTTCCCGAAACGAAAGTGGATGATTATCTCCACAAGGAGTTCTTTGACCGTTTGCCTGAAAATGTGCAGAGATTCTTGCGAAAGGTATGCGTACTTCAGATACTCGATGAGAACATCTGCAAATTCGTAATAAGTTCTGATGATTTTGATGAAACTGCCTGTCACAATATATTGAATCAACTTCAAAAGCTGATGGTACTTGATGAGCTGGGCAAAGTAAAGACGTTAAGATTTTACAGGCTTCATGACCTTTTCAGGGACTTTTTGGTGTTGATGAATGAAACATCACTTCCAGGATTGCATCTGAAGGCTGCGGAATATTATAAGAATAAAATCGAAAAGGGAAGAGAAGCTAGAGGGATAGAAATAATGGATGTCAGATTTGCCCTTTATCACTTGCAGGAAAGTAAAGATGTAAATGCTTTTGTCGAAGTATTGAATGACCATCTCGAGGGCCTTCATATGCTTGGTTATGTGATTGAATCATTGAATTATTTCAATAAAATAAATTTTGAGAAAATATCTGATGCTAAAATAAAATCATTCGCTCTACACAATTATGCAATTAATTTATATTGTATAGGAAAGTATGACGAGGCGCTTGATAAATACAACCAGTCATTGGAGATTAAGAAAAAGCTCGGCGACCATAGCGGAATATCAGCTACACTCCATCAAATCGCAATGATTCACGAGACCAAAGGCGACTATGACGAGGCGCTTGATAAATACAACCAGTCATTGGAGATTAGTAAAAAACTCGGCGACCAGCGCAGAATAGCATATACACTTATCCATATCGCAAATATTCACGAACGCAAAGGGGAGTTTGATAAGGCGCTTGATAAATACAACCAGTCATTGGAGATTAAGAGAAAACTTGATGACCATAGAGGAATAGCATCTTCACTGCTTGGTATCGCAATAATTCACCAGAATAAAGGAGAGTACGATGAGGCAGTTGAGAAATACAACCAATCATTGGAGATTTATAAAAATCTTGGCCACCAGAGCGGAATAGCCTCTTCGCTTCACCAAATAGCTAATGTTCACTATCTCAAAAGGGAATATGACGAGGCGCTTAAGAAGTACAACCAGTCATTGAAGATTATGGAAAAACTCGGCGACCAGAACGGGATAGCATATACCACGGCACAGATGGGGTTACTCTATGCCAGTGCGGGCAACAAGAAAAATGCAATTGAATATACTCAAAAAGCTCTTGAGATATTTGAAAAAATAGGACTGGAAAACGAGGTCAAAAAAGCAAAAGCTCAGATAGAAAAAATACGTAAATAA
- a CDS encoding exosome subunit, translating to MSIHNISFRTIAAATESEDRVKTALSLFLFDNEIESIKTEGHYGNPITIHQAHIKGRSCKLFIELLKSKLGEHDLKRLKNESCERIDEDCVLHIRFDKQAAYKGIVHLATTADTIAAEIKLKAYPARREKAVVVAQELF from the coding sequence ATGAGTATACATAATATCTCATTTCGCACTATAGCTGCGGCAACTGAAAGTGAGGACAGGGTAAAGACTGCCCTGTCGCTTTTCCTTTTTGATAACGAAATAGAATCTATTAAGACTGAAGGGCATTACGGGAATCCGATTACCATACATCAGGCGCATATAAAAGGCAGAAGCTGCAAGCTGTTTATTGAACTTTTAAAATCAAAGCTCGGTGAGCATGATTTGAAACGATTGAAAAACGAAAGCTGCGAGAGAATAGATGAAGACTGTGTCCTTCATATCAGGTTTGACAAACAGGCAGCTTATAAGGGAATAGTGCATCTTGCCACAACTGCGGATACAATAGCCGCAGAGATAAAGCTCAAAGCGTATCCCGCCAGGCGCGAGAAAGCCGTGGTGGTTGCGCAGGAACTTTTCTAA
- a CDS encoding DUF84 family protein, which translates to MKRIFVASLNTNKIQAVQEVFPSYQVKGVAGRSGVREQPLSLDEIIEGAIFRAKSVFRDCEYSAGIEDGIAQVPQTQSGYMNFCCCAVYDGSKIYLGLGPAFEYPPKCTKRVVEEGITISEAFMPISDKPDIGYEEGIIGWLTKGRINRKDYTKLAVEMARVQIENAELYG; encoded by the coding sequence ATGAAACGTATTTTCGTTGCTTCTTTGAACACGAATAAGATACAAGCCGTGCAGGAGGTCTTTCCTTCCTATCAGGTCAAAGGCGTAGCCGGGAGGTCAGGCGTGAGGGAACAGCCCCTGAGCCTTGATGAGATAATCGAAGGCGCGATATTCAGGGCTAAATCGGTTTTCAGGGATTGCGAATACTCTGCGGGTATAGAGGACGGGATAGCGCAAGTGCCGCAAACACAGAGCGGATACATGAACTTCTGCTGCTGTGCCGTTTATGATGGTTCGAAGATTTATCTTGGTCTTGGACCTGCTTTTGAGTACCCGCCGAAGTGCACCAAAAGAGTAGTCGAGGAAGGGATAACGATCTCAGAGGCTTTCATGCCAATCTCTGATAAACCTGATATCGGGTACGAAGAAGGCATCATAGGCTGGCTGACCAAAGGAAGAATAAACCGGAAGGATTATACCAAACTTGCAGTGGAGATGGCAAGAGTGCAGATAGAGAATGCCGAGCTTTATGGTTGA
- a CDS encoding TATA-box-binding protein codes for MASTTEPKGTIKIENVVASTAIGTKLDLNEVIRVLEGADYNKERFPGVVYRTASPKTAALIFGSGKIVCTGAKSIEDVSIGLAKVFEKLRAMGIHITKKPEITIQNIVASADLGRVLNLNAIAIGLGLENIEYEPEQFPGLVYRLASPKVVMLLFGSGKLVVTGGKKPEDAEAAVDKIVEELDGLGLL; via the coding sequence ATGGCAAGTACTACAGAACCAAAAGGAACTATAAAAATAGAGAACGTTGTTGCATCGACTGCTATCGGAACAAAACTCGACCTCAATGAAGTTATACGTGTTCTTGAAGGTGCTGACTACAATAAGGAGAGGTTCCCGGGCGTGGTTTACAGGACTGCATCCCCCAAAACCGCTGCGCTTATTTTCGGAAGCGGCAAGATAGTATGTACAGGGGCAAAGAGCATCGAGGATGTAAGCATCGGTCTTGCCAAGGTCTTTGAAAAATTAAGGGCAATGGGCATCCATATCACAAAGAAACCAGAAATAACGATACAGAATATCGTGGCGTCCGCAGATCTGGGAAGGGTGCTGAACCTCAATGCTATCGCAATAGGTCTCGGGCTTGAGAACATTGAATACGAACCTGAGCAGTTCCCTGGTCTTGTATACAGGCTTGCCAGCCCAAAAGTGGTTATGCTGCTGTTCGGTTCCGGAAAACTTGTGGTGACTGGTGGAAAGAAACCTGAGGATGCAGAAGCCGCTGTGGATAAGATTGTAGAGGAACTTGACGGACTGGGCTTGCTATAG
- a CDS encoding type II toxin-antitoxin system HicB family antitoxin, whose translation MKKEFTIVIEQDEDGIYVASVPELEGCHTQAKTLDELRERIKEAILLYLEVESDLIQEVPLNFVGIQKVEVAV comes from the coding sequence ATGAAGAAAGAATTCACCATAGTTATAGAGCAGGATGAAGACGGTATATACGTAGCATCCGTGCCCGAACTCGAAGGATGCCATACTCAGGCAAAAACCCTTGATGAATTAAGAGAAAGGATAAAGGAAGCGATATTGCTTTATTTAGAAGTCGAATCAGACCTCATTCAGGAAGTTCCTTTAAATTTCGTAGGCATCCAGAAGGTCGAAGTCGCAGTTTGA
- a CDS encoding vitamin B12-dependent ribonucleotide reductase, whose product MEFDESKIATAVFKAFIATKSKDGKRAEDIANQVVGIIEQRIPGIPGVEDVQDAVEEALIKNGYAGVAKAYILYREKRAQIRKAKGFFGVKDDELKLSVNAVRVLERRYLLKDEHGNVIETPAQLFRRIAKAIALDPESEEEFLSMLVNLEFLPNTPTLMNAGTDLGQLSACFVIPVEDSLVGIFDAVKHMAIIQQSGGGTGFSFSRLRPKGDIVRSTKGVASGPVTFMRVFDTTTDVIKQGGKRRGANMGILRADHPDIIEFITSKTREGFLTNFNISVAVDDKFMKAVLEDGEYELINPRNREVVKKVRAREIWNLIITMAWRTGDPGVVFIDEINRHNPTPQVGEIESTNPCGELPLLPYESCNLGSINLAKMVTVGSIDWEKIAKTINTGVKFLDNIIDVNKYPIGEIEAITKANRKIGLGVMGFADMLVQLGIPYDSEDALKTGEEIMSFIQEKSHAASEQLAKGRGAFPNFPGSIYKDKKPLRNSTVTTVAPTGTISIIAGCSSGIEPLFAVSFVRNVMEGTKLLEVNPYFEAVAKERGFYSEELMMKIAKTGTLKGIEEVPLDVKRVFVTAFDIAPQWHMRMQAVFQKYTDNAVSKTINFPHDVDIKDVERAYMLAYELKCKGITVYRYGSKAQQVLYLGDVTDRYVSADAEYAGGCPAPVCPV is encoded by the coding sequence GTGGAATTTGATGAGTCAAAGATAGCAACTGCTGTCTTTAAAGCTTTTATAGCCACAAAAAGCAAGGACGGGAAGAGAGCAGAGGATATAGCAAACCAGGTCGTGGGAATTATCGAGCAAAGAATCCCCGGAATTCCTGGCGTTGAAGATGTTCAGGATGCCGTGGAGGAAGCATTGATAAAAAATGGATATGCAGGAGTTGCCAAGGCTTACATCCTCTACAGGGAGAAGCGCGCCCAGATAAGAAAAGCCAAAGGATTTTTCGGCGTAAAGGATGATGAATTGAAGTTAAGCGTTAATGCTGTGCGGGTGCTTGAGAGGCGCTACCTCTTAAAGGATGAACACGGGAACGTAATAGAGACGCCTGCGCAGCTTTTCAGGCGCATCGCAAAAGCCATCGCTCTTGACCCTGAATCCGAGGAAGAATTTCTCAGCATGCTTGTAAACCTCGAATTCCTCCCAAATACGCCCACGCTTATGAACGCAGGCACTGACCTTGGTCAACTATCCGCATGCTTTGTGATTCCTGTTGAGGATTCACTTGTGGGCATTTTCGATGCCGTAAAGCACATGGCGATAATCCAGCAATCAGGCGGGGGCACGGGTTTCTCGTTTTCACGCCTACGCCCAAAAGGAGATATAGTAAGATCCACGAAAGGCGTAGCTTCAGGTCCTGTTACTTTCATGCGGGTGTTCGATACCACCACGGATGTGATAAAACAGGGGGGCAAACGCAGAGGGGCGAACATGGGGATACTCAGGGCTGACCATCCTGATATTATAGAGTTCATAACCTCGAAAACAAGAGAAGGCTTCCTTACGAATTTCAATATCTCCGTGGCTGTGGATGACAAGTTCATGAAAGCCGTGCTCGAGGACGGGGAGTATGAATTGATAAATCCTCGCAACAGGGAGGTTGTGAAGAAAGTAAGAGCGCGTGAGATATGGAATCTCATCATCACAATGGCTTGGAGGACAGGCGACCCTGGGGTGGTTTTTATCGACGAGATCAACAGGCATAATCCGACGCCGCAGGTTGGCGAGATAGAGAGCACTAACCCTTGCGGCGAACTCCCTTTATTGCCATACGAGTCATGCAATCTCGGCTCAATCAATCTTGCAAAAATGGTAACTGTTGGCTCAATTGACTGGGAAAAGATTGCAAAAACAATAAATACTGGCGTGAAATTCCTTGATAATATAATAGATGTAAATAAATATCCCATTGGTGAAATTGAGGCAATTACAAAAGCTAACAGGAAAATAGGGCTTGGTGTGATGGGCTTCGCCGACATGCTTGTGCAGCTCGGCATACCGTACGATTCAGAGGATGCACTGAAAACGGGGGAAGAGATAATGAGTTTCATACAGGAAAAATCCCATGCAGCATCTGAACAATTGGCAAAGGGGCGCGGTGCATTCCCGAATTTCCCCGGGAGCATCTATAAAGATAAAAAACCTCTTCGAAACTCCACCGTGACAACGGTAGCGCCTACAGGAACTATAAGCATCATTGCAGGATGTTCAAGCGGCATCGAGCCATTGTTTGCGGTTTCTTTCGTGAGGAACGTTATGGAGGGAACGAAGCTGCTTGAGGTGAACCCTTATTTTGAGGCTGTAGCTAAGGAAAGAGGTTTTTACAGCGAGGAACTTATGATGAAAATCGCTAAAACCGGGACGCTTAAAGGCATAGAAGAGGTACCTCTGGATGTGAAGCGGGTTTTCGTCACGGCTTTTGATATAGCACCACAATGGCATATGAGGATGCAGGCTGTTTTCCAGAAATACACCGATAACGCTGTCTCAAAGACCATCAATTTCCCGCATGATGTTGATATCAAAGATGTAGAAAGGGCTTATATGCTTGCCTATGAATTAAAATGTAAGGGGATTACGGTTTACCGCTATGGCAGCAAGGCGCAGCAGGTATTATATCTCGGGGACGTAACTGACAGATACGTATCGGCGGATGCTGAATATGCAGGCGGGTGCCCGGCGCCGGTGTGCCCGGTGTGA
- a CDS encoding HEPN domain-containing protein: MKSQSLVEEWLKRANSNLFRAKLGKVSEEVLYEDLCFDCEQAVEKSIKALLVQRGVPFPKTHSIAYLIELIEDSGLDVSDEIKEAVSLTAYAVGTRYPGEFEPVDEREYLEALKIAE; this comes from the coding sequence ATGAAAAGCCAATCTCTGGTTGAGGAATGGTTAAAAAGAGCCAACAGCAATCTGTTTCGAGCAAAATTAGGGAAAGTTTCCGAGGAAGTATTATATGAAGATCTCTGCTTTGACTGTGAACAGGCTGTTGAGAAATCCATCAAAGCTTTGCTTGTCCAAAGGGGCGTACCTTTTCCAAAAACTCATTCCATTGCTTATCTCATAGAACTCATAGAGGACAGCGGTTTAGATGTATCAGATGAAATCAAAGAAGCTGTTTCACTTACCGCATACGCAGTCGGTACGCGCTATCCTGGGGAGTTTGAGCCTGTTGATGAAAGAGAATACCTTGAGGCTCTTAAAATTGCAGAATGA